One window from the genome of Bradyrhizobium xenonodulans encodes:
- the pyrF gene encoding orotidine-5'-phosphate decarboxylase — MIPAEIAPKDRLIVALDLPSVDAAEAMIARLGDSVTFYKIGYQLAYAGGLPLIGKLADKGKKVFADLKMHDIGNTVARGTESVAKLGATFVTVHAYPQTMKGAVEGRGSASLKILAVTVLTSYNDDDLHAAGYRLSVSELVEARAQQAQVLGVDGLVSSPEEVGALRKIVGHQMSLVTPGIRPAGSATGDQKRIMTPGRAIVAGADYLVVGRPVVEATDPKAVADAIQAEIAQALG; from the coding sequence ATGATTCCAGCCGAGATCGCCCCGAAAGACCGCCTGATCGTTGCGCTCGATCTGCCCAGTGTCGATGCCGCGGAGGCGATGATCGCAAGGCTCGGCGACAGCGTCACCTTCTACAAGATCGGCTATCAGCTCGCTTATGCCGGCGGCCTGCCATTGATCGGCAAGCTCGCCGACAAGGGCAAGAAGGTGTTCGCCGATCTCAAGATGCACGACATCGGCAACACGGTCGCGCGGGGCACCGAGAGTGTCGCGAAGCTGGGTGCGACCTTCGTCACCGTGCACGCCTATCCGCAGACCATGAAGGGCGCCGTCGAAGGCCGCGGCAGCGCGAGCCTGAAGATTCTCGCGGTCACGGTGCTGACCTCCTACAACGACGACGATCTGCATGCGGCCGGCTATCGGCTCAGCGTCTCCGAGCTGGTCGAAGCGCGCGCGCAGCAGGCGCAGGTGCTCGGCGTCGACGGGCTGGTGTCCTCGCCCGAGGAGGTTGGCGCCTTGCGCAAGATCGTCGGCCACCAGATGAGCCTCGTCACGCCCGGTATTCGCCCGGCCGGTTCGGCAACCGGCGACCAGAAGCGCATCATGACGCCCGGTCGCGCAATTGTCGCGGGCGCCGACTATCTCGTCGTCGGTCGGCCGGTGGTGGAAGCCACTGACCCGAAGGCAGTCGCAGATGCCATCCAGGCCGAGATCGCGCAGGCGCTCGGTTAA
- a CDS encoding NADPH-dependent FMN reductase → MPAPKILVIPGSLRTGSHNAKLAALLAYEFAQAGVDVTRISLADFPLPIYDGDLQAKSGVPKHAINLKRMIGAHHGVLFVSPEYNASVPPLLKNAIDWVSRVHDLHEARGDVFRNRPFALAGASQSRLGAARALQALRLILTSCHANVIASQLTLAFAGEAYDDMDRLKNEGDIAASKELVAQLIDISQRMM, encoded by the coding sequence ATGCCCGCACCCAAAATCCTGGTCATTCCCGGCTCGCTGCGCACCGGCTCGCACAATGCGAAGCTGGCGGCGCTCCTCGCCTATGAGTTCGCGCAGGCCGGCGTGGACGTCACCCGCATCTCGCTCGCCGATTTTCCGCTGCCGATCTATGACGGCGATCTCCAGGCGAAATCCGGTGTGCCCAAGCACGCCATCAATCTCAAGCGCATGATCGGCGCGCATCATGGCGTGCTGTTCGTCTCGCCCGAATACAACGCCTCGGTGCCGCCGCTGCTGAAGAACGCGATCGACTGGGTCAGCCGCGTGCACGATTTACACGAGGCGCGCGGCGACGTGTTCCGCAACCGCCCGTTCGCGCTGGCCGGCGCCTCGCAGAGCCGGCTCGGAGCCGCCCGCGCGCTCCAGGCGTTGCGGCTGATCCTGACTTCCTGCCACGCCAATGTGATTGCCAGCCAGCTCACGCTCGCCTTCGCCGGAGAGGCCTATGACGATATGGACCGGCTGAAGAACGAGGGCGATATCGCCGCGTCGAAGGAGCTGGTCGCGCAGCTGATCGACATTTCCCAACGCATGATGTGA
- the dapB gene encoding 4-hydroxy-tetrahydrodipicolinate reductase encodes MSDMRLIVAGAGGRMGRALTRAIAESKGAVLVGALEAPGSELLGKDAGVLAGLPANGIKLSGDLWAMSKDADGILDFTVPAATIANVAIAAERGLVHVVGTTGLSASDNAVIKSVTNRAVVVQSGNMSLGVNLLAAVVKRVAKALDENFDIEIVETHHRMKIDAPSGTALMLGQAAASGRGVPLEEHADRGRDGITGARKPGDIGFASLRGGTAAGDHSVSFLGPFERLTLSHHAEDRLLFAHGALKAALWAHGKKPGHYSMADVLGLADI; translated from the coding sequence ATGTCCGACATGCGCTTGATTGTTGCGGGAGCCGGCGGCCGGATGGGCCGGGCATTGACGCGGGCGATTGCCGAGAGCAAAGGCGCGGTGCTGGTCGGCGCGCTGGAGGCGCCGGGCTCGGAGCTGCTCGGCAAGGACGCCGGCGTGCTCGCGGGCCTGCCGGCCAACGGCATCAAGCTCTCGGGCGATCTCTGGGCAATGTCGAAGGACGCCGACGGCATTCTCGATTTCACCGTGCCGGCGGCGACCATCGCCAACGTCGCGATCGCGGCCGAGCGCGGCCTCGTTCATGTCGTCGGCACGACCGGGCTGTCTGCTTCCGACAATGCCGTGATCAAGAGCGTTACCAACCGCGCCGTCGTGGTGCAATCCGGCAATATGAGCCTCGGCGTCAACCTGCTCGCCGCCGTGGTCAAGCGCGTCGCCAAGGCGCTCGATGAAAACTTCGATATCGAGATCGTCGAGACCCATCATCGCATGAAGATCGACGCGCCCTCCGGCACCGCGCTGATGCTGGGCCAGGCGGCAGCAAGCGGCCGTGGCGTCCCGCTCGAAGAGCATGCGGACCGTGGCCGCGACGGCATCACTGGGGCGCGCAAGCCCGGCGACATCGGCTTCGCCTCTTTGCGCGGCGGCACCGCCGCCGGCGACCACAGCGTCAGCTTCCTCGGCCCGTTCGAGCGCCTGACGCTGTCGCATCACGCCGAAGACCGCTTGCTGTTCGCGCACGGCGCGTTGAAGGCGGCGCTGTGGGCGCATGGCAAGAAGCCGGGGCATTACTCCATGGCCGACGTGCTCGGCCTCGCTGACATCTGA
- a CDS encoding DUF1330 domain-containing protein encodes MAKGYWIGRVDVSNDEGYKPYAVANGPIFKKWGGRFVVRAGKFTTVEGASRTRNVVIEFPDYETAIACYNSPEYQANIKVRQPHSIADLIIIEGYDGPQPQDG; translated from the coding sequence ATGGCAAAAGGCTACTGGATCGGACGCGTCGATGTGAGCAATGACGAGGGCTACAAGCCCTATGCCGTCGCCAACGGTCCGATCTTCAAGAAATGGGGCGGCCGCTTCGTCGTCCGCGCCGGCAAGTTCACCACCGTCGAAGGCGCCAGCCGCACCCGCAACGTCGTGATCGAATTCCCGGACTACGAGACCGCGATCGCCTGCTACAACTCGCCGGAATACCAGGCCAATATCAAGGTGCGCCAGCCGCACTCTATCGCAGACCTCATCATCATCGAGGGCTATGACGGCCCGCAGCCGCAGGACGGCTGA